Genomic window (Desulfovibrio sp. TomC):
CAGAGTTTGACGAGCGTGGTGGGAGGAGGCTTTTTACCACCCAGGGATTCCCCATCGTTTGGGCTACCGGGGCGTGGGCATCGCCGCGCAATGAGTGGGGCGGCACCCTGGCCGTAAGCAGGCCTTAGGACGGAAGCCAATCTCCGATATCTTGGGCTTTCCGCCTCGTCCTCCCTGGTTTCCTTGAGAATGTCGGGGGAGAGAAGTCTTCACTAGGGCAAGGGGTGGGATGATCGGTTGGGGGCCAGCAAAATGGAGGCGGATGAGGGAGGTGTGTCTGGGAGGGATCGCCCATGCCCTTAACGAACGATTAGCCCAACGGCCTATCTGTTCCCGTCGCTTTCCAGGGGATCAACGGCTCTTCGCAGTCGCTCGAATTCATCAGGGGTTATTGCACCTTCGGCGAGGCGCAGGCGCAGGATGCGTAACGCGTCGTCTCGGTCGGCGGCAGCTCCACGGCGAAAATCAAACCGCTTGGGAGGATGAAACATTCGGACCAGGATCACGGCGGCTGCAAGCCCAACAAGGATCACCCCAAGCGTTTGCCAACCGCCCATGAAAAAGATTCTGTAGGTCGCACACATAGCTGGATGGGTATTTGATTGACCCTGAGCCGGCAGCAGGGACCGCCGGCTCAGGGAGTGTCTTTGTGTGGCTACTGACGGCCACCGCCCTGGTAGCCTGCCATCATGCCGCTACCCATGCCGCTTCCCATGCCGCTTCCCATACCACCGCCCATGCCGCTGCGCATTCCCCTTCCCATCCCAGGGCCGACATCCTTTGTCACCTGGATACGAAACTGAGTTCGCTCGGACAACAGCTTGCCCTGCAAATCGCCGATCTGCTTGGACAGGGCGTCTATCTTCGCCTGATCGGGATTTTGGGGCACAGACAAAGCGTTGAGTTCCGCCATTTTCACGCCAAGCTCGGCCCGCAGTTGCGCTGTCTTGGCAACAAATGCGTCACGAAGCTTTTGAAAGGTTGCCTGCTTTTCAGGGGTTAGCTGAGACATGCCGCCCCCCATGTTGGAGCAGCCGCCCTGCCCCGCGCCAGGTCCGCCGCCGGGGCGAGCCAGGGCCAGGGAAGAAGTCATAGCCAGAACAGCCAAAGCAGTCAGTGCAATATGAAACGTCTTAACGCGCATGATAAAACCTTCCTTTGGATATCCGGCCGCAACCGGAGTCGCTTGGTTGTGGAGAGGCGAGCGCCCAGAGCCTGCACAAATTTAGCAGCATCCGTGCCATAGCAGTTTAAGTCCAGGAATGCAGTCTATTGCGGGAGAATGAGCCACGGTGATGTTCGCTGAACTGTATAGATAGTGACCATTATGACAGCTCAAAATTGATCTGTGTATACTTTCAACGCAAATCAGCTCGCGCTAACAGCGAGAATGATCCACCCACCAGATTTGGCTGGTGCGTTTTCAAGCGAACTGAAAGTCTAGATTTAAACGCGAAGGCT
Coding sequences:
- a CDS encoding SHOCT domain-containing protein, with protein sequence MCATYRIFFMGGWQTLGVILVGLAAAVILVRMFHPPKRFDFRRGAAADRDDALRILRLRLAEGAITPDEFERLRRAVDPLESDGNR
- a CDS encoding periplasmic heavy metal sensor, with translation MRVKTFHIALTALAVLAMTSSLALARPGGGPGAGQGGCSNMGGGMSQLTPEKQATFQKLRDAFVAKTAQLRAELGVKMAELNALSVPQNPDQAKIDALSKQIGDLQGKLLSERTQFRIQVTKDVGPGMGRGMRSGMGGGMGSGMGSGMGSGMMAGYQGGGRQ